One Geotrypetes seraphini chromosome 15, aGeoSer1.1, whole genome shotgun sequence genomic window carries:
- the IFT20 gene encoding intraflagellar transport protein 20 homolog gives MAKDILGDAGLHFDELNKLRILDPDVAQQTTELKEECREFVDKIGQFQKIVGGLIELVDQLAKQAENEKMKAIGARNLLKSIAKQREAQQQQLHALIAEKKMQLERYRIEHEALSKVEVEQNEFIDQFILQK, from the exons ATGGCCAAAGACATTCTGGGAGATGCGGGTCTACACTTCGATGAGTTGAACAAATTGCGGATTTTGGATCCAGATGTTGCACAGCAAACAACAGAACTCAAAGAAGAATGCAGGGAGTTTGTGGACA AAATAGGGCAGTTTCAAAAAATAGTCGGGGGCTTAATTGAACTTGTTGATCAACTAGCAAAACAAGCTGAAAATGAGAAAATGAAG GCGATTGGTGCCAGAAATTTGCTCAAATCAATAGCAAAGCAAAGAGAAGCACAACAGCAACAGCTGCACGCATTAATAGCAGAGAAAAAGATGCAACTGGAAAG GTATCGAATTGAGCACGAAGCCCTATCTAAAGTGGAAGTGGAACAAAATGAATTTATTGACCAGTTTATTCTTCAGAAGTAA